In Methanobacterium bryantii, the following proteins share a genomic window:
- a CDS encoding DNA methyltransferase: MEIIFILSGENETLPKAEVTASLETENVSFNIKYHQNGILIIEIADEDSAVIEVIGKKVAYTHEICKLLFKTSIPHLNDDIQKYPWKDIISQDYAVRVKRVGIDPDFNSQAMEIELGGIIKKELGDEAIVNLENPDTFLRTIVLDNSAPEHKTFGTCENIKFSRLRSCAPQTSKAKLSNVLVSEQLIKRSKKHYNDLKPHKRPFFYPGSMSPKLARGMVNLARAKKGSTVLDPFCGTGGILIEAGIVGARVIGTDIDEKMVEGTKKNLEYCNIKDYTIFQGDARYITLEEKVDAIVTDPPYGISASTAGIDSKKIYEESLASMQGLLKEDGYICMATPHYLDIHELVSHTKFKIIEQYKIRMHKSLTRVISVLTKK, translated from the coding sequence ATGGAAATAATCTTCATTTTATCCGGTGAAAACGAAACTTTACCAAAAGCAGAAGTAACAGCGAGTTTAGAGACTGAAAATGTCTCCTTTAATATAAAATATCATCAAAACGGAATTTTAATCATTGAAATTGCAGATGAAGACTCTGCAGTTATTGAGGTAATAGGTAAAAAAGTTGCCTATACCCATGAGATATGTAAATTACTGTTTAAAACCAGTATTCCTCATTTAAACGATGATATCCAAAAATACCCCTGGAAAGATATTATTAGTCAAGATTATGCAGTAAGGGTTAAAAGAGTAGGTATTGACCCTGATTTTAACTCCCAAGCCATGGAAATCGAGCTTGGAGGTATTATTAAAAAAGAGTTGGGAGATGAAGCCATAGTAAATCTTGAGAATCCCGATACTTTTTTAAGAACAATCGTACTTGATAACTCAGCCCCCGAACATAAAACATTCGGCACATGCGAAAATATCAAATTTTCGCGGTTGCGAAGCTGTGCTCCGCAAACATCGAAAGCAAAGCTTTCGAATGTTTTAGTCAGTGAACAACTGATTAAAAGAAGTAAAAAACACTACAATGACTTAAAACCTCATAAAAGACCATTCTTCTATCCAGGATCCATGAGCCCCAAACTTGCAAGGGGAATGGTTAATCTAGCACGGGCCAAAAAAGGAAGCACAGTTCTAGACCCATTCTGTGGAACAGGTGGTATTTTAATAGAAGCAGGAATAGTAGGGGCTAGAGTAATTGGAACTGATATAGACGAGAAAATGGTTGAAGGAACTAAAAAAAATCTTGAATACTGCAACATTAAGGATTATACTATTTTTCAGGGAGATGCAAGGTATATTACACTTGAGGAAAAAGTCGATGCTATTGTAACTGATCCTCCCTATGGTATTTCAGCTTCAACAGCAGGTATAGACAGTAAAAAGATTTATGAAGAATCCCTTGCATCCATGCAGGGACTATTAAAAGAAGACGGATATATCTGTATGGCAACTCCCCACTACCTGGACATCCATGAACTTGTGAGTCATACTAAATTTAAAATAATAGAACAATACAAGATAAGAATGCATAAAAGTTTAACCAGAGTTATCTCTGTACTTACAAAAAAATAA